One genomic window of Thioclava sp. GXIMD4216 includes the following:
- a CDS encoding L,D-transpeptidase produces MKRRSVLGGLAGLSALTVPTLGLAQEIETSSAPAPKTWPIAQQFYPREVRVRPELEVGSIIVLSDKFFLYHITAPGVAMRYGVAVGKNELVFRGKAVVARKVKWPSWTPTPDMIKREPDHYAKYADGMPGGPNNPLGARAMYLYQDGHDTAIRIHGTTQPSSIGHAVSNGCLRMVNDHVIALYDAVKIGTPVTVY; encoded by the coding sequence ATGAAGCGTCGCTCTGTGCTTGGTGGCCTGGCGGGCCTGTCTGCTCTGACGGTCCCGACCCTTGGATTGGCTCAGGAAATCGAGACCTCTTCTGCGCCTGCCCCCAAAACCTGGCCGATTGCCCAGCAGTTCTATCCGCGCGAGGTGCGCGTGAGGCCCGAGCTGGAGGTCGGCTCGATCATCGTGCTGTCGGATAAGTTCTTCCTCTACCACATCACCGCCCCCGGGGTTGCGATGCGCTATGGCGTTGCCGTGGGCAAGAACGAGCTGGTCTTCCGCGGCAAAGCGGTTGTGGCGCGCAAGGTCAAATGGCCAAGCTGGACGCCCACGCCCGATATGATCAAACGCGAGCCCGACCATTACGCGAAATATGCAGATGGTATGCCGGGTGGTCCGAACAACCCTTTGGGCGCGCGGGCGATGTATCTGTATCAGGACGGGCATGATACGGCGATCCGCATTCATGGCACGACTCAGCCCAGCTCTATCGGTCACGCGGTCTCCAACGGATGTTTGCGCATGGTCAATGATCATGTGATCGCGCTCTATGATGCGGTGAAGATTGGCACGCCGGTGACGGTCTATTGA
- the xdhC gene encoding xanthine dehydrogenase accessory protein XdhC, whose product MSFDPARLRHAAPFTRVLVAGVKGSTPRETGAEMLVFADRIQGTIGGGALEYSAIQEARAGRTGRQTIPLGPAMNQCCGGAVTLAYEAITPQDMAHEFGALHARPLDGPAEMPLSVHRALARYRDRGQLPQLLIDGWLVEPVAPPALPLWIWGAGHVGRAIATTLTPFPDYAIHLADTDAERFPEVLPQGVTPLIAANPADLVPLAPPHAHHYVLTYSHALDLELCHRLLTHGFGHLGLIGSDTKWARFRNRLRDLGHSPEKIGQIQCPIGDPSLGKHPQAIAIGVAAGVLRQKTTTRSKPDSQDAREA is encoded by the coding sequence ATGAGCTTTGACCCCGCCCGCCTGCGTCATGCAGCCCCCTTCACCCGCGTCCTTGTGGCAGGGGTGAAGGGATCCACCCCGCGCGAGACAGGCGCCGAGATGCTGGTCTTTGCAGACCGCATCCAAGGCACCATTGGCGGCGGCGCGCTGGAATATAGTGCCATCCAGGAGGCCCGCGCAGGCCGGACGGGCCGCCAGACCATCCCGCTTGGGCCTGCTATGAACCAATGCTGCGGCGGTGCGGTGACCTTGGCCTATGAGGCGATCACCCCGCAGGATATGGCGCATGAGTTCGGGGCGCTTCATGCCCGCCCCTTGGACGGGCCTGCCGAGATGCCGCTGTCGGTCCATCGCGCGCTGGCGCGTTACCGCGACCGTGGACAGCTGCCACAGCTTCTGATTGACGGCTGGCTGGTGGAACCCGTGGCGCCTCCGGCCTTGCCGCTATGGATCTGGGGCGCGGGCCATGTGGGGCGTGCGATTGCCACGACCCTTACGCCCTTCCCAGACTACGCGATCCATCTGGCCGATACCGATGCGGAGCGCTTCCCCGAGGTGCTGCCGCAGGGTGTCACACCGTTGATCGCCGCAAACCCCGCCGATCTGGTGCCTCTCGCGCCGCCCCATGCGCATCACTATGTGCTGACCTATTCCCATGCGCTGGATCTGGAGTTGTGCCACCGCCTGCTGACCCATGGGTTCGGCCATCTGGGGCTGATTGGCTCTGACACCAAATGGGCGCGGTTCCGCAACCGCCTGCGGGATTTGGGCCACAGCCCAGAGAAAATCGGGCAAATACAATGCCCCATCGGGGACCCGAGCCTTGGCAAACACCCGCAGGCCATTGCGATAGGGGTGGCCGCCGGAGTATTGAGACAAAAGACGACCACCCGGTCAAAACCCGACAGTCAGGACGCAAGAGAAGCATGA
- a CDS encoding BMP family ABC transporter substrate-binding protein has protein sequence MKRRTFLASSAAMAGIAATGAPAFAQDDPLKIGFIYVGPVGDMGWSYQHDQGRQAIEAEYGDKIQTKFIESVPEGPDAERALTSLALEGHELIFATSFGYMDSVINVAAKFPNVKFEHCTGYKRAENVGTYDARFYQGRAIQGTIAGRMTKSNKIGYIGSFPIPEVIQGINAAYIHAKKVNPDVQISVVWAYTWFDPAKEADAAAALIADGVDVILQHTDSTAPQAKAQEAGNVITFGQASDMSNFAPKPRVSSTIDNWAPYYKGRVAAALEGSWKADATWGGIDSGMVKIGEITDAVPAEVKQEAEALIEAIRSGSYHPFTGPLKKQDGSDWLAEGEVADDATLAGLNFYVEGISAEIPG, from the coding sequence ATGAAACGCAGAACTTTCCTTGCCTCCTCGGCTGCTATGGCCGGCATTGCCGCCACCGGCGCACCGGCTTTCGCACAGGACGATCCGCTGAAGATCGGCTTCATCTATGTCGGCCCCGTGGGCGATATGGGCTGGTCCTACCAGCATGATCAGGGCCGTCAGGCGATCGAGGCCGAATATGGCGACAAGATCCAGACCAAGTTCATTGAATCGGTTCCCGAAGGCCCCGATGCCGAGCGCGCGCTGACCTCTCTGGCGCTGGAAGGCCATGAGCTGATCTTTGCGACCTCTTTCGGCTATATGGATTCCGTGATCAACGTTGCGGCCAAATTCCCGAATGTGAAATTCGAGCATTGCACGGGCTACAAACGCGCCGAGAATGTCGGCACCTATGATGCACGCTTCTATCAGGGTCGCGCCATTCAGGGCACCATCGCAGGGCGCATGACCAAGTCGAACAAGATCGGCTATATCGGCTCCTTCCCGATCCCTGAAGTGATCCAAGGGATCAATGCGGCCTATATCCACGCCAAGAAGGTCAATCCTGATGTGCAGATCTCGGTGGTCTGGGCCTATACATGGTTCGACCCCGCCAAAGAGGCCGATGCCGCAGCTGCCCTGATCGCCGATGGTGTCGATGTGATCTTGCAGCATACCGATTCCACCGCGCCGCAGGCCAAGGCGCAGGAAGCCGGCAATGTGATCACTTTCGGGCAGGCCTCGGATATGTCGAACTTCGCGCCCAAACCGCGCGTCAGCTCGACCATCGACAACTGGGCCCCCTATTACAAAGGGCGCGTTGCGGCGGCTCTGGAAGGGTCGTGGAAGGCCGATGCCACTTGGGGCGGTATCGACAGCGGCATGGTGAAGATCGGTGAAATCACCGATGCGGTGCCCGCCGAAGTCAAGCAGGAGGCCGAGGCGCTGATCGAGGCGATCCGTTCGGGCAGCTACCACCCCTTCACCGGCCCGTTGAAAAAACAGGACGGTTCGGACTGGCTCGCCGAGGGCGAAGTGGCGGATGATGCAACGCTGGCCGGGCTGAATTTCTATGTCGAGGGGATTTCCGCCGAAATCCCCGGCTAA
- a CDS encoding ABC transporter permease, producing the protein MITLVRRPTPSRHWAWSTPLLAVLATILAGGMLFALLGKDPFDAIKAIFWDPILGQNAFYYRSQLLVKAAPLILIAAGLAVGFRAGIWNIGAEGQYIIGAIAGAWLALHIYPAEAAWLFPAMIVLGALGGLVWGLIPALLKVWFGVNEILVSLMLVYVAENLLAYMAFGPLKNPEGFGMPGSRNLQQYPSAFNGELIAGTGAHWGVVAALIAVIFTYILMHRHIAGFRIRVAGEAPRAARFAGVVPARLAIFCLCLSGAFAGMAGLFEVAGPSGRISDSFNAGYGFTAIIVAFLGRLHPVGILLAGLLMALTYIGGDVAQQMLQLPPSAIQVFQGMLLFFLLGFDVLTNYRITFGRRP; encoded by the coding sequence ATGATCACTCTGGTGCGCCGCCCGACGCCTTCGCGCCACTGGGCGTGGTCCACGCCGCTCCTTGCGGTCCTTGCCACCATTCTGGCGGGAGGGATGCTCTTTGCCCTGCTGGGCAAGGACCCGTTTGATGCGATCAAGGCGATCTTCTGGGACCCGATCCTTGGCCAGAACGCTTTTTACTACCGAAGCCAGCTTCTGGTGAAAGCCGCCCCCCTGATCCTGATCGCCGCAGGGCTCGCCGTGGGCTTCCGCGCCGGTATCTGGAATATCGGGGCCGAGGGACAGTATATCATCGGCGCCATCGCGGGCGCTTGGCTGGCGCTGCATATCTATCCTGCCGAGGCCGCGTGGCTGTTTCCCGCGATGATCGTGCTGGGCGCGCTTGGCGGGCTGGTCTGGGGGCTGATCCCCGCACTGCTGAAGGTCTGGTTTGGCGTCAACGAGATCCTCGTGTCGCTGATGCTGGTCTATGTGGCGGAGAACCTGCTGGCCTATATGGCGTTCGGCCCGCTGAAAAACCCCGAAGGGTTTGGCATGCCCGGATCGCGCAACCTCCAGCAATACCCTTCGGCCTTCAATGGCGAGCTGATCGCAGGCACGGGGGCGCATTGGGGCGTGGTGGCCGCGCTGATTGCAGTGATCTTCACCTATATCCTGATGCACCGCCATATCGCGGGCTTTCGTATCCGCGTGGCGGGCGAGGCCCCGCGGGCGGCGCGTTTTGCGGGCGTCGTGCCGGCACGGCTGGCGATCTTCTGCCTGTGCCTGTCGGGCGCGTTTGCGGGTATGGCGGGGCTGTTCGAGGTGGCTGGCCCCTCGGGACGGATCAGCGACAGCTTCAACGCGGGCTATGGCTTCACCGCCATCATCGTGGCCTTTCTGGGCCGCCTGCATCCGGTGGGCATCCTTCTGGCGGGGCTGTTGATGGCGCTGACCTATATCGGCGGCGATGTCGCACAGCAGATGCTGCAACTGCCACCCTCGGCCATTCAGGTCTTTCAGGGGATGCTGCTGTTTTTCCTGCTGGGGTTCGACGTGCTGACGAATTACCGTATCACCTTCGGGAGGCGCCCATGA
- a CDS encoding ABC transporter ATP-binding protein: MSDPLLKLEGLTKAYPGVIANSDVGFEIGQGEIHALLGENGAGKSTLVKMIYGLVKPDAGRMTFRGQAYAPPEPRAARASGVAMVFQHFSLFDALNVAENVALGMENPPPMRQLARRIREISTQYGLPLDPARLVADLSAGERQRVEIVRCLLQDPKLLIMDEPTSVLTPQEVEILFRTLRQLAAEGTAILYISHKLEEIRSLCDRATILRGGKVVGDAIPREKSARELAEMMVGAELKVTDREGRTLGDVVLEVQRLSLPPQSQFGVSLKDVALRLRAGEVLGIGGVAGNGQEELLATLAGERPSAAGSVVLAGRDVSGLGPNERRAYGLLTAPEERLGHAAVPAMSLTENTLLTGTIRRPLAKGGMVDIAAARAFAEEIITAFDVRTPGPHVAARALSGGNLQKFVVGREVLQEPVVLVVNQPTWGVDALAAASIRQALLDVAAKGGAVIVISQDLDELMEVSDHFAALNAGSLSPPRPTKGLSIEEIGLMLGGAHGMGDAAPDRVAEADA, translated from the coding sequence ATGAGCGATCCCCTATTGAAACTTGAGGGCCTGACCAAGGCCTATCCGGGCGTGATCGCCAATAGCGATGTCGGCTTCGAGATCGGTCAGGGCGAGATCCATGCGCTTCTGGGCGAGAATGGCGCGGGCAAATCGACGCTGGTCAAGATGATCTACGGGCTGGTGAAGCCTGACGCGGGCCGGATGACCTTCCGCGGACAGGCCTATGCGCCCCCCGAGCCTCGGGCGGCGCGGGCAAGCGGTGTGGCGATGGTGTTCCAGCATTTCTCTCTGTTTGACGCGCTGAATGTGGCGGAAAACGTGGCCTTGGGGATGGAGAACCCGCCCCCCATGCGCCAGCTCGCCCGCCGTATCCGCGAGATTTCCACCCAATACGGGCTGCCCTTGGACCCTGCCCGCCTTGTGGCCGATCTTTCGGCAGGCGAACGCCAGCGGGTGGAGATCGTGCGCTGTCTGCTGCAGGATCCAAAGCTGCTGATCATGGACGAGCCGACCTCGGTGCTGACCCCGCAGGAGGTCGAGATCCTGTTCCGCACCCTGCGCCAACTGGCTGCCGAGGGCACGGCGATCCTGTATATCAGCCACAAGCTGGAGGAGATCCGCTCGCTTTGCGACCGTGCGACCATCCTGCGCGGCGGCAAAGTGGTAGGTGATGCGATCCCGCGCGAGAAATCCGCCCGCGAACTGGCCGAGATGATGGTGGGCGCCGAGCTGAAGGTGACCGACAGAGAGGGCCGGACCCTTGGCGATGTGGTGCTTGAGGTGCAACGCCTCAGCCTGCCGCCGCAATCGCAATTCGGGGTGTCGCTGAAGGATGTGGCTCTGCGGCTGCGCGCAGGCGAGGTGCTGGGCATCGGTGGTGTGGCGGGCAACGGGCAGGAAGAACTGCTGGCCACGCTGGCGGGCGAGCGCCCCTCGGCTGCGGGCAGCGTGGTGCTGGCGGGGCGCGATGTCTCGGGGCTTGGTCCCAATGAGCGCCGCGCCTATGGCCTTTTGACCGCCCCCGAGGAACGTCTGGGCCATGCCGCCGTCCCCGCCATGAGCCTGACCGAAAACACCCTGCTGACCGGCACCATCCGGCGGCCCTTGGCCAAGGGCGGCATGGTCGATATAGCCGCCGCCCGCGCCTTCGCCGAAGAGATCATCACCGCGTTTGATGTGCGCACTCCGGGGCCGCATGTGGCCGCGCGTGCGCTCTCTGGCGGCAACCTGCAGAAATTCGTGGTCGGGCGCGAGGTGCTGCAAGAGCCTGTCGTTCTGGTGGTCAACCAGCCCACTTGGGGGGTGGATGCGCTGGCGGCGGCCTCGATCCGGCAGGCGCTGCTGGATGTGGCGGCCAAGGGCGGCGCGGTCATCGTGATTTCTCAGGATCTGGACGAGTTGATGGAAGTTTCCGACCATTTTGCCGCACTGAACGCGGGCTCTCTGTCGCCGCCGCGCCCAACCAAAGGGCTGAGCATCGAGGAAATCGGCCTGATGCTGGGCGGCGCGCATGGAATGGGTGATGCCGCGCCAGATAGGGTAGCGGAGGCAGACGCATGA
- a CDS encoding OmpA family protein, with translation MKSKLRNTTALIAALATLAPSLTVAQTIPAVPKQAQSEDRPDTDRGKMSSGKEDTGPSQARATTCIETQSKNGVSAKAAAELCEGMTAASPNSQAEKRSEAAQSAQARAQADAQTEAARKKMEARTADPKSDPKPDTGSQGAAPDASPELGTRATSKAKDEGQNTAPAPRADKSGAPQSSAQSSSKPSASDAVKKATSEQADTAKGTPKAQDGTSQAEPKAQPEAGLLGTGKSGTQAGKPELKADAEGGKVDALKRKLGGDSADPATAEQSKPAGAKPADGSTASKTKAGEARDQSDAPQTQPAPSDAADRKGKAAASEQDAAQQESGKTEAQSLSKALAEKQAAQPADPRAAGANAEAAAPRDGKDSRQETQEPRRVEEALQATEDARQRASEGAPVKNEALADKADMPAAGDKPRANSAEGAPMTEEVITKDNARSSAEDFATAVNAKPSGKSPEADKKSGLSDFEKVAIAGLGALAVGAILQNGSEVAVNSGDRVVVQNPDGSYGLIKDDNALLRQPGSTIRTRDYDDGSTRTITERPDGAQIVTIYDAQRRIVQRSRIEPDGTRYILIDDSRGAAPVQVSDLPRANFRDVSSTSNETALRDALARNADVNRGFTLSQIRQIPSVRALAPAISVENVTFATGSAAIQPEQAQALSDLGEAIKARIRENPQEIFLIEGHTDAVGNAAYNLALSDRRAESMALALTEYFDIPPENLVVQGYGEEYLKENTQGASEQNRRVTIRRVTDLLRVAAN, from the coding sequence ATGAAGAGTAAACTTCGTAACACGACCGCCCTCATTGCCGCGCTGGCCACTTTGGCCCCCAGTCTGACGGTCGCGCAAACCATCCCAGCGGTGCCGAAACAGGCCCAGTCCGAAGACCGTCCCGATACGGATCGCGGCAAGATGTCCTCGGGCAAAGAGGACACCGGCCCCAGTCAGGCCCGCGCGACTACCTGTATCGAGACCCAAAGCAAAAACGGCGTCTCCGCCAAGGCCGCAGCAGAGCTGTGCGAGGGCATGACCGCCGCAAGCCCCAATTCCCAGGCCGAAAAGCGCAGCGAGGCGGCGCAATCCGCGCAAGCGCGTGCACAGGCGGATGCACAGACCGAAGCGGCCCGCAAGAAAATGGAGGCCCGCACCGCTGACCCGAAATCCGACCCGAAACCGGACACCGGATCACAGGGCGCGGCCCCTGACGCCAGCCCCGAACTCGGCACCCGAGCCACCTCCAAGGCCAAGGATGAAGGCCAGAACACCGCGCCCGCACCGCGCGCGGACAAAAGCGGTGCCCCACAATCCTCGGCCCAATCCTCCTCGAAGCCCTCGGCCTCGGACGCGGTGAAAAAGGCGACGTCGGAACAGGCCGATACCGCGAAAGGCACCCCCAAGGCACAAGACGGCACATCACAGGCAGAGCCCAAGGCCCAGCCCGAGGCAGGCCTTCTGGGCACCGGCAAAAGCGGGACCCAAGCCGGAAAGCCCGAGCTGAAAGCGGATGCAGAAGGCGGTAAGGTTGACGCGCTCAAGCGCAAACTGGGCGGCGACAGCGCCGATCCGGCGACGGCAGAACAGTCCAAGCCCGCAGGTGCCAAGCCCGCAGATGGCAGCACGGCATCGAAGACCAAGGCCGGAGAGGCGCGCGACCAGAGCGACGCCCCTCAGACCCAACCCGCCCCGTCCGATGCCGCAGACCGTAAGGGCAAGGCCGCAGCTTCCGAACAGGACGCGGCGCAGCAAGAGAGCGGCAAGACAGAGGCGCAATCGCTGTCCAAGGCTCTGGCCGAAAAGCAGGCGGCCCAACCGGCAGATCCCCGCGCCGCCGGGGCGAATGCTGAGGCAGCCGCCCCCCGTGACGGCAAAGACAGTCGGCAGGAGACCCAAGAGCCGCGCCGTGTCGAAGAGGCTCTACAGGCCACAGAAGACGCACGCCAGCGCGCCAGCGAAGGGGCGCCGGTGAAGAACGAGGCCCTTGCAGACAAGGCCGACATGCCCGCCGCAGGTGACAAGCCGCGCGCCAACTCCGCAGAGGGGGCGCCGATGACCGAGGAGGTCATTACCAAAGACAACGCGCGTTCCTCTGCCGAGGATTTCGCCACCGCCGTCAATGCCAAACCAAGCGGGAAATCGCCCGAGGCCGACAAGAAATCGGGTCTCTCGGATTTCGAGAAAGTCGCGATTGCAGGGCTTGGGGCGCTGGCCGTCGGGGCGATTTTGCAGAATGGCTCCGAGGTTGCGGTTAATTCCGGCGACCGTGTCGTGGTCCAGAACCCCGATGGCAGCTATGGTCTGATCAAGGATGACAACGCGCTCTTGCGTCAGCCGGGCTCGACGATCCGCACCCGCGATTATGACGACGGCTCGACGCGCACCATCACCGAACGTCCCGATGGCGCGCAGATCGTCACCATCTATGATGCCCAGCGCCGCATCGTCCAGCGGAGCCGGATCGAGCCGGACGGCACGCGCTACATCCTGATCGACGATTCGCGCGGAGCCGCACCTGTGCAGGTCTCCGACCTGCCGCGCGCCAATTTCCGTGATGTCTCCAGCACCAGCAACGAGACCGCCCTGCGCGATGCCTTGGCCCGTAATGCCGATGTGAACCGTGGGTTCACCCTGTCGCAGATCCGTCAGATCCCGTCGGTGCGCGCATTGGCACCGGCCATTTCGGTGGAGAATGTGACCTTCGCGACAGGCTCCGCCGCGATCCAGCCCGAGCAGGCGCAGGCACTTTCCGATCTGGGCGAGGCGATCAAGGCCCGTATCCGCGAGAACCCGCAGGAGATCTTCCTGATCGAAGGTCACACCGATGCGGTCGGGAACGCGGCCTATAATCTGGCCCTGTCGGACCGCCGCGCCGAATCGATGGCTCTGGCACTGACGGAATATTTCGACATCCCGCCGGAGAACCTTGTCGTGCAAGGTTATGGCGAGGAATATCTGAAGGAAAACACGCAAGGTGCCTCTGAACAGAACCGCCGCGTGACCATCCGTCGCGTTACCGATCTGCTGCGTGTCGCCGCGAACTGA
- a CDS encoding ABC transporter permease produces the protein MIGGIDIVTLIAMLMTASTPVLLAATGELVVERSGVLNLGVEGMMIMGAIGGFAAAVATGSPVAGFAAAALSGVVMALLFGLLTQIFLSNQVATGLALTLFGLGLSALLGKSFEGVRPPATGKIDFGPLSDLPVLGRILFSHDWVVYLSLALCAATWAFLKFTRAGLILKAVGENHDAAHALGYRVIAMRFAALAFGGALAGIGGAYLSLVRVPQWTEGMTAGAGWIALAIVVFASWRPERALIGSYLFGGITALQLQLQAAGYSIPVHLLSMAPYLVTIVALVLLSMTHRHGAQAGPGSLGKSFHASR, from the coding sequence ATGATCGGCGGTATCGATATTGTCACTCTGATCGCCATGCTGATGACCGCCTCGACGCCGGTCCTGCTGGCGGCCACGGGCGAGTTGGTGGTGGAACGCTCGGGCGTGCTGAACCTCGGGGTCGAAGGCATGATGATCATGGGGGCCATCGGCGGTTTTGCCGCTGCGGTGGCCACGGGAAGTCCGGTGGCGGGGTTTGCGGCGGCGGCGTTATCGGGCGTGGTGATGGCGCTGCTTTTCGGGCTGTTGACGCAGATCTTCCTGTCAAACCAGGTGGCGACGGGGCTGGCGCTGACGCTCTTCGGGCTGGGGCTCTCGGCGCTTTTGGGCAAATCCTTCGAAGGCGTGCGCCCGCCCGCGACCGGCAAGATCGACTTCGGGCCGCTAAGCGATCTGCCGGTGCTGGGCCGCATCCTGTTTTCACATGACTGGGTGGTCTATCTGTCGCTGGCCCTTTGCGCCGCCACTTGGGCCTTTCTGAAATTCACCCGCGCGGGGCTGATCCTGAAAGCCGTGGGCGAAAACCATGACGCCGCCCATGCGCTTGGCTACCGCGTTATCGCGATGCGCTTTGCCGCGCTGGCCTTTGGCGGCGCGCTGGCGGGGATCGGGGGCGCCTATCTCAGCCTCGTGCGGGTGCCGCAATGGACCGAGGGCATGACCGCAGGCGCGGGCTGGATCGCGCTGGCCATCGTGGTCTTTGCCTCATGGCGCCCCGAACGCGCGTTGATCGGATCTTATCTTTTCGGGGGCATTACGGCGCTACAACTCCAGCTACAGGCGGCAGGCTATTCCATTCCGGTACATCTGCTGTCGATGGCCCCCTATCTCGTCACGATCGTGGCGCTCGTCCTTTTGTCGATGACCCACCGGCATGGCGCACAGGCCGGACCGGGAAGTCTCGGAAAATCCTTCCATGCCTCTCGTTGA
- a CDS encoding heavy metal translocating P-type ATPase, which translates to MTELHTRFIVDGMHCGACTGRVERALLAVPGVRQANANLMARNVTLHFDSPTEGGPASADLARSLEAAGYPIAEAEADLASDTDIPAELQSRARDTLLAHPAILSVETAARQIDVRYAQGAIAPSEMVRLLAPLGLEAKPRKAETPPPDRAHKQADETRKLRRDVIVSAALTLPVFILAMGSHLIPGMHHLIEMTIGERLSWVIQLVLTTLVLLGPGRIFLTLGLPALQRGAPEMNSLVALGALAAWGYSTLVTLVPYMVPESARGVYFEAAATIVTLILLGRWFEARAKGRAGEAISRLVGLRPDTARVERGEQIIDLPVAELAAGDLVHLPPGARVAADGIVTEGQGWIDEAMLTGEAAPVEKSEGSSITGGTVNGTVPLVYRVTATGTETVLARIIAMVEEAQGGKLPVQALVDRVTRVFVPVVIGLSLLTFLIWMIAGQGFTHALVAGISVMIIACPCAMGLATPVSILVGTGRAAEMGLLFRRGDALQRLAEVKTIAFDKTGTLTEGRPVLSDLIAAPDSPPATETLRLAAGIEARSEHPLAHAILQGTETRGLVPAQAKRVRSQTGRGLTGEADGHKLVIGNAAALNEHGIATDTLSDQADALAAKGKTPIWIGIDGQLAALMAVSDPIKPQAVETVQALEKAHVETAMISGDLRRTAQSVAQGLGIGTVVAEVLPDGKVAAIEDMKRKGTTAFVGDGINDAPALAAADIGIAIGTGTDVAIETAEVVLMQGDPRSVGQAVHLSRAVMRNIRENLFWAFAYNAALIPVAMGVLVPFGGPGMSPLLAAAAMAFSSTFVVTNALRLRRLKL; encoded by the coding sequence ATGACAGAGCTTCATACAAGGTTTATCGTGGATGGCATGCATTGCGGGGCCTGCACAGGGCGGGTCGAACGGGCCCTTCTGGCCGTTCCCGGCGTGCGGCAGGCCAACGCCAATCTGATGGCCCGCAATGTCACGCTGCACTTCGACAGCCCGACGGAAGGCGGTCCGGCAAGCGCGGATCTGGCCCGCTCGCTGGAGGCGGCAGGCTATCCGATTGCCGAGGCCGAGGCCGATCTGGCGTCAGACACGGACATCCCTGCCGAGCTACAGAGCCGCGCCCGCGACACCCTGCTGGCGCATCCGGCCATCCTGTCGGTCGAGACCGCCGCGCGCCAGATCGATGTCCGCTACGCGCAAGGCGCGATTGCCCCAAGCGAGATGGTCCGGCTTCTTGCGCCGCTCGGGCTGGAAGCCAAGCCGCGCAAGGCCGAGACCCCGCCGCCCGATCGCGCCCATAAACAGGCCGATGAAACCCGCAAGCTGCGGCGCGATGTGATCGTGTCTGCGGCGCTGACCCTGCCGGTCTTCATTCTGGCGATGGGCAGCCACCTGATCCCCGGCATGCATCATCTGATCGAGATGACGATCGGTGAACGGCTGAGCTGGGTGATCCAGCTTGTCCTGACAACGCTGGTGCTTCTGGGACCGGGGCGGATTTTCCTGACCCTCGGCCTGCCCGCCCTGCAACGCGGCGCCCCGGAGATGAACTCGCTCGTGGCGCTCGGGGCGCTGGCGGCATGGGGCTATTCGACCCTTGTGACGCTTGTGCCCTATATGGTGCCCGAAAGCGCGCGCGGCGTCTATTTCGAAGCCGCCGCCACGATTGTCACCCTGATTTTGCTGGGCCGCTGGTTTGAAGCGCGGGCGAAGGGCCGCGCGGGCGAGGCGATCTCGCGGTTGGTGGGCTTGCGCCCCGACACCGCCCGCGTCGAGCGTGGCGAGCAGATCATCGACCTGCCCGTGGCCGAGCTGGCGGCGGGCGATCTGGTCCACCTGCCCCCCGGTGCACGGGTTGCCGCCGATGGCATTGTCACCGAAGGTCAGGGCTGGATCGACGAAGCCATGCTGACGGGCGAAGCCGCGCCGGTCGAGAAATCCGAAGGCAGCAGCATCACCGGCGGCACCGTCAACGGCACCGTGCCGCTTGTCTATCGCGTTACCGCGACCGGCACCGAGACCGTTCTTGCCCGCATCATCGCGATGGTCGAAGAGGCACAGGGCGGCAAGCTTCCGGTGCAGGCACTGGTGGACCGTGTCACGCGGGTTTTCGTGCCGGTGGTGATCGGGCTTTCCCTGCTGACCTTCCTGATCTGGATGATCGCGGGACAGGGCTTCACCCATGCGCTGGTGGCCGGCATTTCGGTGATGATCATCGCCTGCCCCTGCGCGATGGGGCTGGCCACGCCCGTCTCGATTCTGGTGGGCACCGGACGTGCCGCCGAAATGGGGCTTCTGTTCCGGCGCGGTGACGCGCTGCAACGGCTGGCAGAGGTCAAGACCATCGCCTTTGACAAGACCGGCACCCTGACCGAAGGCCGCCCCGTCTTGAGCGACCTGATCGCCGCCCCCGACAGCCCGCCCGCCACCGAGACATTGCGGCTGGCCGCAGGGATCGAGGCGCGTTCCGAACATCCGCTGGCCCATGCGATCTTGCAGGGGACAGAGACACGCGGCCTCGTCCCTGCCCAGGCCAAGCGGGTGCGCAGCCAGACAGGGCGCGGCCTGACCGGCGAGGCCGACGGGCACAAACTGGTGATCGGCAATGCGGCGGCACTGAACGAGCATGGCATTGCGACAGACACCCTGAGCGACCAGGCCGATGCGCTGGCGGCCAAAGGGAAAACCCCGATCTGGATCGGCATTGATGGGCAGCTTGCGGCGCTGATGGCGGTCTCCGACCCGATCAAGCCGCAAGCGGTCGAAACGGTGCAGGCGCTCGAGAAGGCGCATGTCGAGACGGCCATGATCTCGGGGGATCTGCGCCGCACGGCACAAAGCGTGGCGCAGGGGCTGGGGATCGGGACGGTTGTGGCCGAGGTTCTGCCCGACGGCAAGGTCGCGGCCATTGAGGACATGAAGCGCAAAGGCACCACCGCATTCGTTGGGGACGGTATCAATGATGCCCCCGCACTGGCCGCAGCCGATATCGGCATCGCCATCGGCACCGGCACCGATGTGGCGATCGAAACCGCCGAGGTGGTGCTGATGCAGGGCGATCCGCGCAGCGTCGGTCAGGCGGTCCATCTGTCGCGTGCGGTAATGCGCAATATCCGCGAGAACCTGTTCTGGGCCTTCGCCTATAATGCCGCGCTGATCCCTGTTGCGATGGGCGTTCTGGTGCCTTTCGGTGGCCCCGGCATGTCGCCGCTTCTGGCAGCGGCGGCTATGGCCTTTTCCTCGACCTTTGTGGTGACGAACGCCCTGCGGCTGCGGCGGTTGAAACTGTAA